The following DNA comes from Chryseobacterium gallinarum.
TACCACCATCCACTCTATGATTTACATTTGGTGGGCCAGCACAATTCAAAAATTGAACTCAAAGGAACTGAGCCTGTTCACTCAATAGGCATCAGTTTCAAGCCATACGGATATTATGCTATAGAAGGAAAGGAACTCCCGTTACTTGTCAATAAAGTACAATCCGTATCTAAAAGGAATCTTGACGGAAAAGAGCTCCTGGCCTCCTTCACGGGAAACCTGCATGAGGCAGTAGCCGAAATTACCGGTCTGATCATTGAAAGGATACGATATACCCCGGATCAGCGCGTGGTAGAAATCATAAACCAAATCAATGCCTGTAATGGCAATGTCCTCATTAAAGAGCTATTCGGACACATTCCGGGATCACAACGTCATCTCAATAAGCTTTTCAAAGCACAGGTGGGCATTACTCCAAAGGAATATGTATCTATAATAAGGTTTCATGAAATTTACAACCGCTATATCAGAAATGAGGAACGGGAAAATAAAAGTGAACTTTATGACTTTTTTTATGATGAGTCTCATTTCATCATGAACTTCCGTAAGATTCTGCTTACAAAACCTCATCAGTTCATGAAAAAGGTCAACAAACTGGGAAACCAGTTTATCAGGAAATAAATGAGGTCTGTTTTTTCCTATTTTCCGGCATCCGGTTGCCGTTACTTTGCAGAAAAATTCAATGATTATGTTAGAAAAAGTAACAGACACCGCCAAAGCACTCATGGCATTTAAAGCAGAAACAGACACCATACCTTATGCAAAAAAGATAGCAGATTACTTCAATATTGATACTCCGGCAGCACTGAAGGAGGATTTCGGATTCCAGGCAAGTGTACTTCACTTTGAAATGCGCTCGCGTTCTTTGGACTATTTCCTCGAAAAAACCTCTGCCTCTACTGTATTGGAACTATCAGCGGGTTTTTCCTTAAGAGGATTGGAATATGCACACCGTAATATCAATACAACATATCTTGATACTGATTTGAATTCCATCATCACAGCAAAAACCGGCATGCTGGAAAATATGGGGGAAACCGTGCCCTCCAATCTGCAGTTTCTGGATCTGGATGCATTGGATGAAAAATCATTTCCGGCAGTTAGCAGTGAAGTACTGATCATTAATGAAGGCTTACTGATGTATTTTAACCGTGAATCCCAACGCCGTATTTTAAGAAATATCCATTCCCTATTGAACAAGAACGGAGGAACATGGGTAACCGCAGATATTTACCTGAAACACGAAACCCATACCCTGGGAAGCGATCGCGATAAAAAATGGAATACCTTTTTCAAAAAGAACAATGTTCATGAAAATTATTTTGAATCTTTTGGTCAGGCTGAGCAATTCTTTCATGATAACGGATTCAGGATTATTGAAAAGTATGAACCGGAATTTGAAAAGCTCAGCAGCTTACCTAAATTACTCGAGACAGGCACACCCAAGCAGCTGGAACTTCTGAAAAGCAGAGGCAGAATACAGGAAACCTGGCAGCTTGCAGTGAAATAGAAACCGGTAATAAAGTTAACTACTCTCCGAAGTCACTGATTTCGGAGAGTTTTTTTAAAAACAATTCTGACAAACCAAACCACCCCCTACATAAATTCCTTATAATCCCAAGAAGCTGCTTCTTCTGCAATTACTCATACTTTGAAAAATCAACGGCAAATATGCACCGGTTGACCTGGCTACCATTCTGGGCTCCGGCATTGGGTTCATATTCCGTCAGGCTCCACAGATAACCATATTGAGCTTCATAGTAGAGGGATTCTGCTCCATAAGGCCATCGGTAACGTACCGTATCATCGGCTCCATCGGTATACCTTGCCAGCCTTGCATTGGAACCATAGGAATTGCTTGGAGATCCGGTACAGGAAAGCCATGTCCTGTTGCCTTTCCGGAATACACCCTGGATGCCATGAGCATGATTATCCGCAAAAAGACTGTTTTTGGGCGCTATGGTAACAATTCCTGAATTTTGAATCGTTCCACTTGCGTTAATAGGAAAACCAAAGACTTTAGGAACAATGGAAGCATCAGCGCTGCCCGCATAGTATTGCCCGGTCCATAGCTGGGTCCCTTCATCATTAACCTGTATGGTAGAAAAAGGACTGGCATTGTTGATTTTCTGATACCCTGTCTGAGGCAATACATACCGGTAATTGAAGGCAAACAGATTACCGTTCGCATCTTTACCACATTTGTCATTGGTAGTGTCCCCTGTACTGACTTCAATAATTTTATTCAGATCAAATATCCGGACGCCCAGATTGGTACTGCTGAGATATATTTTCCCATTAAAATAAGCAATTCCACCAGCGTGTACTTTCAAGGGAGCGAAAGAGCTATATTGCGTATAGGTTGTAGTACCTGCCGGAATATCAGGCTGTACCAGCAGGATATGCCGGTACGTGAGATAGGTGCTTGAACTCGGGCTGATGTCAATCAGGGTAATGCGGGAACCTTTATATTCTGCATCATCTTTTGCATACCAGCTCACCAGCAGGTAGCGAACGCCATCTTTGGTAAATCCTGCAATTCCCTGTGGCCGCCAGATGGAGGTGGTTTCGTCATCGGTGTTCCAGCGGATTCCCCTCACTCTGTTTTCTTCCGGAATATTGAAACCGTAGACTTCGGTATAGGCATTTCCGCCAATGGCCTGACGGTTTTTATTGACCTGCGAAGGATTTAAAAAGCTAAAACCCGAATTGATATAAGCGCTGGTGTCTACATAAGGATTGACACTTACCTCTGATGCAGCGGCCTTGCTGGTAGTAGACTTTGCCGGTAATTCTTCTTCCATTGAGGCTGAAGTCAATTGATTATTCTGACATCCGATGCCTGTCATTGCAAGCATAAGTATCCATCCTGGTAGTTGTTTTTTAATCATGGTTTTTATACATTTAATAAGATATGGTACGGCTTACCAATATTGTGAATTGCTTGCGAAACTACCGGATTCCGGTTTTATTTGGGTAACTTCAGTGTTAAGTCTGTATTAAATTTCTGATTCCGGCACTATTTTACTTTCAGAATTAAGGAATAAGAGCAATGATCAAGTATCTTAATGTTTAAAATAAAATATTTTTAAATTTTAATTAGAAACATAGGGTAAAAAATTAAACATGTTCTATATTTGAAGTTAGACTAACCAATCTCATAACATGAAAGATATCCAACATGAAATACAACTCAGGCCAACAGTCGTTGCTGATTTAGAAGTTCTTTTTCAATTTCAGCTTGATGAGGAAGCCAATCATCTGGCTGCATTTACCTCAAAGGAGTCCCAGAATAAAGAATCCTATCTGGCTAAGTACACTAAATTCCTGAATGATCCAACCATCAACAACCAGACTATTATGGTTGATAATGCTATCGCCGGAAGTATCGCAAAGTTTGTCATGGAAGGTAATGCGGAAATCACTTATTGGATTGATAAAAATTTCTGGGGGAAAGGTATCGCCACAACAGCATTGAAAGACTTTCTCAAGATAGAGACTGCCAGGCCAATTTTTGGACGGGTAGCTTTTGACAACTTTGGTTCTCAGAAGGTCATGGAAAAATGTGGTTTTAACAGAATCGGTTCTGATACGGGTTTCGCCAATGCAAGGCAAATGGAAATTGAGGAGTTTATTTACAGGCTTGATAACTAATTCAGAAGTAAGTATGGTACTCCTGAATTCCAAAGGAGACAAGGCGATACGGTTTTAAACAGACGGTGAAATCCCTGTTTACAGATTATAAAAAAACTCTTCTTATGATAAGAAGAGCTTACTCTGTAAATGAATTGTATGCGTCTTAATACATACTCATTGATCATATCCTATTTCACCGCAGCCTTCGCTTTTTCCGACTCTTTCAAATGATGTTCCA
Coding sequences within:
- a CDS encoding class I SAM-dependent methyltransferase, translated to MLEKVTDTAKALMAFKAETDTIPYAKKIADYFNIDTPAALKEDFGFQASVLHFEMRSRSLDYFLEKTSASTVLELSAGFSLRGLEYAHRNINTTYLDTDLNSIITAKTGMLENMGETVPSNLQFLDLDALDEKSFPAVSSEVLIINEGLLMYFNRESQRRILRNIHSLLNKNGGTWVTADIYLKHETHTLGSDRDKKWNTFFKKNNVHENYFESFGQAEQFFHDNGFRIIEKYEPEFEKLSSLPKLLETGTPKQLELLKSRGRIQETWQLAVK
- a CDS encoding GNAT family N-acetyltransferase, producing MKDIQHEIQLRPTVVADLEVLFQFQLDEEANHLAAFTSKESQNKESYLAKYTKFLNDPTINNQTIMVDNAIAGSIAKFVMEGNAEITYWIDKNFWGKGIATTALKDFLKIETARPIFGRVAFDNFGSQKVMEKCGFNRIGSDTGFANARQMEIEEFIYRLDN
- a CDS encoding helix-turn-helix domain-containing protein, whose amino-acid sequence is MMQYYPIPDPLKPYVESIWSFESPDRLDYCEQAAVIPTGRWILIWNYQGQYEHIIQNTSYHHPLYDLHLVGQHNSKIELKGTEPVHSIGISFKPYGYYAIEGKELPLLVNKVQSVSKRNLDGKELLASFTGNLHEAVAEITGLIIERIRYTPDQRVVEIINQINACNGNVLIKELFGHIPGSQRHLNKLFKAQVGITPKEYVSIIRFHEIYNRYIRNEERENKSELYDFFYDESHFIMNFRKILLTKPHQFMKKVNKLGNQFIRK